From Scleropages formosus chromosome 25, fSclFor1.1, whole genome shotgun sequence, a single genomic window includes:
- the ftr83 gene encoding finTRIM family, member 83: MSSDHNLCYLCKEDLRDPVSIPCGHVFCSICLNTYWDHVDHTGTYVCPQCRVAYSKRPTPRRLQSSRYSTGHRTSETYPPPPPEPDYNYAGPQDVGCDICIGRKHKAVKSCLMCLAHYCEKHLKPHFESSTFKRHKLVDEIGHLDRQICPQHQKGLELYCRTDQMCICVLCTVKEHKGHDMVSAEQERQEKQNLLGATQAEVQQKIHERVKQMEELKQAVEALKSSAQRALQESEKLFGDMLRSIERMQAEMTKLISSNKRAATNSAEGHMERLSQEIADLKKRDAELTQLSRTEDHIHFIQNFQMLVAQTEAEELPSVTVNPYFSFGTVTKAVSEMKVHLNEYTNEELVKVAKTVNKMPFCQLDDRKRRRTTKSNGATLYRTPAQEPRQREEFLKYACQLTLDPSTAYRQLHLSRGNRKATLKKEPQSYSESSHRFDCLPQVLCKEQLSGGCYYWEVDWSGEGASIGVTYKSIKRTGYGDGSRIGYNRKSWSLFCSDSSYSARHNKDQIEINAPYSSRIGVFLDPSGGTLSFYSVSDTMSLIHRFQASFSETLYAGFWVWYESSITICQL; the protein is encoded by the exons ATGTCTTCGGATCACAACCTCTGCTACCTGTGCAAGGAGGACCTGAGGGATCCCGTGTCCATTCCCTGTGGACATGTCTTCTGCTCCATCTGCCTGAATACCTACTGGGACCATGTAGACCACACGGGGACCTACGTCTGCCCCCAGTGCCGAGTCGCCTATAGCAAGAGACCGACGCCGCGTCGGCTCCAGAGCTCCAGATACTCCACAGGGCACCGGACCTCGGAAACCTACCCACCTCCACCTCCGGAGCCTGACTACAACTACGCCGGGCCCCAAGACGTAGGTTGTGACATTTGCATAGGCAGGAAGCACAAGGCGGTCAAGTCTTGCCTGATGTGCCTGGCACATTACTGCGAAAAGCACCTAAAGCCCCACTTTGAGTCCAGCACGTTCAAGCGGCACAAGCTGGTGGACGAGATCGGCCACTTGGACCGCCAAATCTGCCCGCAGCATCAGAAAGGCTTGGAGCTCTACTGCCGAACGGACCAGATGTGCATCTGTGTCCTGTGTACAGTCAAGGAGCACAAGGGCCACGACATGGTGTCAGCTGAGCAGGAGAGGCAGGAGAAACAG AACCTCCTGGGTGCCACACAAGCAGAAGTGCAGCAGAAGATCCACGAGAGAGTGAAGCAGATGGAGGAATTGAAACAGGCCGTGGAGGCTCTCAAA AGCTCGGCCCAGAGAGCCCTGCAGGAGAGCGAGAAGCTGTTCGGTGACATGCTGCGTTCCATCGAGCGAATGCAAGCTGAGATGACCAAGCTCATCTCCTCCAATAAGAGGGCGGCCACCAACAGTGCCGAGGGCCACATGGAGCGGCTGAGCCAGGAGATCGCCGACCTGAAGAAGAGGGATGCCGAGTTAACGCAGCTCTCTCGCACAGAGGACCACATACACTTCATTCAG AACTTCCAGATGCTTGTAGCTCAGACCGAAGCCGAGGAGCTGCCCAGCGTCACCGTAAACCCCTACTTCTCTTTCGGGACGGTGACCAAGGCTGTTTCTGAAATGAAGGTCCATCTGAATGAGTACACAAATGAGGAGCTGGTCAAAGTGGCCAAAACAG TGAATAAGATGCCATTCTGCCAACTGGATGATCGCAAAAGAAGACGGACTACGAAAT CAAACGGAGCCACGCTGTACAGAACTCCAGCTCAGGAGCCGAGACAAAGAGaagagtttttaaaat ATGCCTGTCAGCTCACACTGGACCCAAGCACAGCCTACAGACAACTGCATCTGTCCAGGGGGAATAGGAAGGCGACCTTGAAGAAGGAACCCCAGTCATATAGCGAGAGCTCCCACAGGTTCGACTGCCTGCCCCAGGTGCTGTGCAAGGAGCAACTCTCCGGGGGCTGTTACTACTGGGAGGTGGACTGGAGCGGAGAAGGCGCCTCCATCGGCGTCACCTACAAGAGCATCAAGAGGACGGGCTATGGGGATGGATCCCGCATCGGGTACAACCGCAAGTCCTGGAGCCTCTTCTGCTCTGATTCCAGCTACTCCGCTCGCCACAACAAGGATCAAATCGAGATCAACGCCCCTTACTCCTCCCGCATCGGCGTCTTCCTGGACCCCTCCGGCGGCACCctgtccttctacagtgtcTCTGACACCATGTCCCTCATCCACAGGTTCCAGGCTTCTTTTAGTGAGACCCTGTATGCTGGGTTTTGGGTCTGGTATGAATCTTCAATCACTATATGCCAACTCTGA
- the ruvbl2 gene encoding ruvB-like 2, producing MAAQMTATKVPEVRDITRIERIGAHSHIRGLGLDDALEPRQVCQGMVGQLAARRAAGIILEMIKDGHIAGRAVLIAGQPGTGKTAIAMGIAQSLGQDTPFTAIAGSEIFSLEMSKTEALSQAFRKAIGVRIKEETEIIEGEVVEIQIDRPATGTGTKVGKLTLKTTEMETIYDLGSKMIESLSKERVQAGDVITIDKATGKINKLGRSFTRARDYDAMGAQTQFVQCPEGELQKRKEVVHTVSLHEIDVINSRTQGFLALFSGDTGEIKSEVREQINAKVSEWREEGKAEIIPGVLFIDEVHMLDMECFSFLNRALESDLSPVLIMATNRGITRIRGTNYQSPHGIPIDLLDRLIIIATSPYSEKETRQILKIRYEEEDVELSEEALTVLTRIGLETSLRYAIQLISTAGVVCRKRGGTEVQVEDIKRVYSLFLDESRSSQYMKEYQDSFLFNETQAAQMDTS from the exons ATGGCGGCTCAG ATGACGGCGACTAAAGTTCCGGAGGTGCGGGACATCACCAGGATCGAGAGGATTG GAGCCCATTCTCATATCAGGGGCCTTGGATTGGATGATGCCTTAGAACCGCGGCAG GTTTGCCAGGGCATGGTGGGCCAGTTGGCCGCTCGCCGGGCTGCTGGTATAATCCTGGAAATGATCAAGGATGGCCACATTGCAGGTCGGGCCGTACTGATCGCAGGACAGCCTGGAACAGGAAAAACAGCCATCGCTATGG GCATTGCTCAGTCGCTTGGCCAGGACACGCCTTTTACTGCAATTGCTGGAAGTGAGATCTTTTCTCTCGAGATGAGCAAGACGGAAGCCCTCAGCCAGGCTTTTCGCAAGGCCATTGGAGTGAGGATCAA GGAAGAGACTGAAATAATTGAGGGAGAAGTTGTGGAGATTCAGATTGACAGGCCTGCAACAGGAACG gGTACCAAGGTGGGCAAACTGACCCTGAAAACTACAGAAATGGAGACTATTTATGATCTGGGCAGCAAAATGATTGAGAGTCTCAGTAAAGAGCGTGTGCAGGCAGG GGATGTGATCACGATTGATAAGGCCACAGGCAAGATCAACAAACTTGGTCGTTCCTTCACCAGAGCCAGAGATTACGACGCTATGGGAGCGCAG ACGCAGTTTGTCCAGTGTCCCGAGGGGGAGCTGCAGAAGCGTAAGGAGGTCGTCCACACAGTCTCCCTTCATGAGATAGACGTTATCAACAGCCGCACGCAAGGCTTCCTTGCCCTCTTTTCTG GTGACACTGGGGAGATCAAGTCAGAGGTCCGCGAGCAGATCAATGCCAAGGTTTCGGAGTGGAGAGAGGAGGGAAAGGCTGAGATTATTCCAGGG gtGCTCTTCATTGACGAGGTGCACATGCTGGACATGGAGTGCTTCTCCTTCCTGAACCGTGCCTTGGAGAGCGACCTGTCGCCTGTTTTAATTATGGCCACCAACAGAGGCATCACCAG GATCCGTGGGACCAACTACCAGAGTCCACACGGCATCCCCATCGACCTGCTCGATCGCCTGATCATCATTGCCACATCCCCTTACAGTGAAAAGGAGACCCGCCAAATCCTCAAAATCCG GTATGAAGAAGAAGATGTTGAACTCAGCGAGGAGGCACTCACGGTTCTGACCCGCATCGGGCTGGAGACCTCCCTCCGCTATGCCATCCAGCTGATCAGCACTGCAGGCGTGGTTTGCCGCAAGCGAGGG GGCACCGAGGTACAGGTGGAGGACATTAAGCGGGTGTACTCGCTCTTCCTGGACGAGTCTCGGTCCTCGCAGTACATGAAAGAGTACCAGGACTCCTTCCTCTTTAATGAGACAC AGGCAGCTCAGATGGACACCTCCTAA